Proteins co-encoded in one Gossypium arboreum isolate Shixiya-1 chromosome 11, ASM2569848v2, whole genome shotgun sequence genomic window:
- the LOC108471377 gene encoding uncharacterized protein LOC108471377 — protein sequence MTAFRSSDGERTFEPKVLKSEAIAFFQKLYGEVPSLMRSLPTSGFSQLEAKYIKFPRRPVSNEEIECTLFGMDPLKALGSDSLHALFLQRQWETIGKEIYEWIRKHKVNARKTNGFFSTRVKKDLVEEIADILNFQHVYDLGHYLGVLLLHQRTIAESVPKNSYLTFHPRFQGENLERKKKLYFQIEKLAQKHGCTPSQLALSWVLHQRDDVAPIPGE from the exons ATGACGGCTTTCCGTAGCTCCGATGGTGAACGGACTTTTGAACCTAAAGTTTTAAAATCAGAGGCTATTGCTTTCTTTCAAAAGTTGTATGGTGAGGTTCCTAGTCTTATGAGGAGTTTACCTACAAGTGGTTTTTCACAACTTGAggctaaatatattaaatttcctAGAAGACCTGTATCAAATGAGGAGATTGAGTGCACTCTTTTTGGCATGGACCCTCTTAAGGCACTAGGCAGCGATAGTCTTCATGCCTTATTCCTTCAGAGACAGTGGGAAACCATTGGAAAGGAAATCTATGAATGGATAAGGAA ACACAAGGTTAATGCACGGAAAACTAATGGTTTCTTTTCTACAAGAGTTAAGAAGGATTTAGTGGAGGAGATTGCAGACATACTCAATTTCCAACATGTCTATGATCTTGGACATTATTTGGGAGTTCTTCTTCTACACCAAAG GACCATTGCGGAAAGTGTGCCTAAAAATAGTTATCTG ACATTTCACCCAAGGTTTCAAGGAGAAAACTtggagaggaagaagaaattgtATTTTCAAATAGAGAAGTTGGCTCAAAAGCATGGATGTACTCCTTCACAACTAGCACTTTCTTGGGTTCTTCATCAACGGGATGATGTAGCACCTATTCCTGGTGAGTGA